GGAAGCTCTCACCACTTAGAGTGATGTCTTTACCCAGCTGCAATGTTTGGTCTGTCAAATAACGTCTCATGATTTTTTTAATACGTAGGCCCACCACTCCTGCGAGCGCAAACTCTTCACCACTGTCAAAGATCCACCTTCGATAAACTCTTTTACAAATCGAGGATTTCTTTCATCCAAAATTCCTGAAACAATCAACGTATCACTGAATGAAGGAAGGATGGCATCACGAAGTTTTAATAGGACTCCATCAATAATATTGGCCACAACAATAGGATAAGGTTCTGTCACTTTAAAAATATAATTTTCATCATCCACGACAAAGCGTTCTGCCAACTGGTTGAGTTCTAGGTTTTCTACACACTTCTCTCTGGCCATAGGATCAATTTCTGTGGCCACGCCTCTCTGCACCCCAAGGCGGGCCATAAGTATGCTTAAAATCCCCGTGCCCGCACCCAAGTCTAAGGAGTGAGTAAAAGTTTTTCCATTTATAGCCATCTCATCATAGATCAATTGCGCAACCAGCTGAGTCGTGGGATGGGTTCCCGTTCCAAATGCCAAACCTGGGTTGATACGAATCGTATGAGTGTCTGCCACAGGTGATTCTAACCATGAAGGCACCACCCAATAGCCCTCCACAATTGCAAAGGCTTTATAATGTTTTTTCCACTCTTCTAACCAGTCCTTTTGTTCCTCTTCCTTCAGATCAATCTGTTTACAGTGATCTTTTAAAGAAGAAAGGTCTTCTGTGCTGATCGCTTTTGAAAAGTAGGCCACGAGATTGACCTCTTCTTCATCAATGATTTCAGGATTAAAATCTTCGGCAATTTGAATGAACTTTAAATTTTGAGTGATACCCTCAGCACCCAATTCAAAAAGAACTGAGCTGATGTACTCTTCATCTGTGGCTTTTACTCCGTTTAGGAGAACTTCAAAGTAAGTCTGCATCCTCACGCACTTTGTTCCTTAGCAAATCAAAAACTGGATACTGCACTTGCAGATTTTGATTGGCAAGAACAAACTGGTAGCCCATGTGTTCCCTTTTATTTATTACAATGGGAGCCTTTAAATTTGCTGTCATGCCCGTGGCTTCTGAAGCCACTCGAACCATACAGTAAAAATTGGCCTCTTGCGCGTTTGTAATGTTGAGCTTCTCACACTCATATTGTGTCAACTGCATTTGAGACATGTCTGCCACAAACCCCGCTTCAATCACAGGAAAGGCAATGTCTTTTTGATCGCAGCTTTGCAGCCACATAAAAACGTCATCTTGTGGATCAGTGATAAATACAAATTTTTTAAAATCAGAAAAACCCAAAAGACCTTCTGGAAAAGTCACAACATCGTCTTCTGATATTTTTAATGTACCCACTAGGCTTTGAATCTCAATCATGCACTCATCCCCCTCTTTGTGAGTTAGCACTCCCGTAGCAATCGCCTCAATAATATGTGGTTATGAGAGCACAGGTCTTTTCAAACAACAAGTTTTTGATCGCATCCCGACGGTCTTGCGACATGCTCAAATGCAAAATATGGGGGTCTCAGGGTAAAATCAGGACCTTTAGGTGTTTTTAATTTGACGCGAGGCGCTTCTAAGAGCTTCGATGTCTGTTTTGGCAGCACTTTCGTTTTCGTCTTGAATGGATTGGTAGATCTCTTCTCTGTGGATTTTAGTTTCGCGGGGAGCTTCGATGCCTAAACGCACCTGTTTGCCTTTAAGCTGAACCACACGAATTTTGATGTGGTCATCAATGGCTATAGATTCTCCAACTTTCCTTGTCAGAACTAACATGACTCCTCCAGAACTAAGGAAATGAATTATTCCTAGGCGTTTAAGAAGTCAACAACAGTCATGGCTCCTCTGTAGTTTTCGAATTTTTTTCAATCACCAGATGTGGTGAGGATGGTCTCTCTTCTGACTCAGACTCTTCTTGTATCTCATCAAAATTTTCTTTGGATAGCCACGAGTCGGCAATCTCTTGAGCGGAAACTTTGTACTCACCAGCATCAATCATTTTTTGTAAACGCATAAGACGCTCTTCACGCTGTCTTTTTTCATCCAAATCCACGACCTTAGGCTGGTTCTCTTTTTCTAAGTCCATTGCTGTCAGTTTAACATCGAGTTTTTCAAATGAATACGGTAAAAGCGTGGCCTTCTTTGCAATTTTTTCATAGAATGATTTTTGTGAAACGGCTCTGCATCTCTTTCTTTTTGATCTTTAGCTTGGCTTGGACTGCTGAAGCCAGTGTGCCTTCGTCTAAAGGTTTTGGAGATTTAGGTCGTCGCTCTCAGAACGAAACCATTCGTTTTGACATTCCCATCACTTATAACAGTCATGTTTCTAAATGGGTGAAGTACTTTCAGAACAGCGGGCGAAAGTGGTTTCAAGTGTGGTTGGATCGCTCTGCCAGCTATATCCCTCACATTCATCGCCTGCTGGATAAAAGAAATTTACCTCGAGACTTGGCGTATCTGGCCATGATTGAAAGCGGTTACTCTTCACAAGCCATCAGCAGTGCCTCTGCTGTGGGATACTGGCAGTTCATGTTACCGACAGCTAAGCGGTATGGCTTAAAACATAGCTGGTGGATTGATGAGCGCCGAGACATCATCAAGAGCACTTGGGCCGCCTCTCAGTACCTCAATGATTTAAACAAAGAGTTCAACTCTTGGTACCTTGCTGCTTCGGCCTATAATATGGGGGAAACCCGTCTGCGTCGTTTAGTGAAAAAATACAAGTCCACCGACTTTTGGGTTCTGTCCAAACAACGCGACTTCCCTAAAGAGACTCGCGACTATGTGCCTAAACTGATTGCAGCCACCATGATTGCTAAAGCCCCTCACCTTTACGGTTTTAAAGCTCCAGATGGGAAAGCTTTAGAGTACAACTACTTCTATGTTCCAGGTGGCACAGACCTCTTTCGTTTAGCTGAACATTTAAAAATTGAACGACGAGCTTTGTTAAAACTCAACCCCGAACTTTTACACGGTATTGTGCCTAAAGAGATTCCTTCCCACCGCATCCGCATTCCCTTGGGTTCCGCCAAACAGGTTGCAGCATATATCAACGTGCGCCAAGGTCATTTATAAACGCCAAACTCAGTGCTACACTTCGTTGTGACCTCTAGTGGGCCGCAGTCTAAAATGGATTTTCATTTTATATGGGTAGGAAGCTATGATTGTTAAAAAATATGGTGGAAGTGCTTTGGCCTCACCTCAACACATCGAAAACATCGCCCAACATATTGCTTCAGAATATAAAAAAAATCCTGAACCCACTTTGATCGTGGTCAGCGCTATGGGTGAAACCACCAATGAACTTTTAAAACTGGGACATGAACTGTCCCATCGCGCTCCTGCCCGAGAGCTAGATATGTTGATCTCTGCTGGAGAGCGCATCAGTATGGCCTTGATGAGCATTGCATTGCAAAAGCACGGATGTCCATCTATTAGCTTTACAGGAAGCCAAGCAGGCATCATGACGTCTTCCAAACACGGGTATGCTTATATCCATGAGATCAAACCCATCCGCGTGGACGAAGAGCTTAAGAAAAATAAAATTGTGGTGATCGCGGGATTTCAAGGTGTTGATCCCTTAACTAAAGAGGTGACCACCTTAGGGCGCGGTGGAACAGACACCACTGCCGTGGCTCTTGCCGCCCACTACAAGGCTAGGTCGTGTGAACTGTATAAGGATGTGGCAGGTATTTTGACTGCTCCTCCTCAACTTGTTCCACAAACTCAATTGATTCCTCACATGCACTATGATGAGTTGCTCTCTTTGTGTTATTGGGGATCGAAGGTGGTTCAACACAGAGCGGTTGAATTGGCTAAACGTTTTTCTGTTCCTCTTAAGATTGGCTCGTGGAAAGACCATCGCATTGGAACCCTTATTAACAACGACATAGGAAAAAATAAAACTATGGAATCCGTAAATATAAATGCCATCAGCATCTTTGAACCCATTTTAACCGTTTCTTATCGTCTGCCTTTAGATCAAGCGATCTGTAAACTGATGGATGTGTCTCGAACCTTGGACATTCCTTTCCCGATACTTGTAGCCTCTACTGCGGCAGGAGAAGGCTCAAGACTGATGGTCACTGGACACAAAGACTGGATTGGAGATCTATTCACCCAACTTCAAAGCGAAGCTGATATTGAAAAGGTCGTCTCTGATCATGTCGGCATCATGATTCAAGGCATGGGGTTAGAAAACGGAACAGCCTTAGTCAGCCTGATTCAAAAGCTACAAGAAGCCCAAGTGCAAATTGATAAGATTCTTAAAGACCCACAAGGAATTTTATTTTCTTTCCCCCATTCAGAAAAAGAAAAGGCCTTAGAAATTCTAAAGCCTACGGGCAACTTCTAACTCAAAAGTATTTGAGTTAGAACAAAGCTAACTGATCTCGCTCACACTCCTTGAAGGTTTTAACTTCTTCAAGCAAGTCCGTTTTTAAAGTTTGTTTAGTGTCATCTAGGGTGAACTTCACCACACCCAGACCGTAACACTCCATCACATTTTCTTGTGAGGTCAGACTACAATTCAAAACATTTTGCTGTCGTTGGGGAGGGTTCACAAACGCGGATCTGGTGAGGGCTGTCACATATATATAACCAGGTTGAGTAAGGTCTAATTTCACAAGCGAGGGAACCACTCCCACAGGCGCTCCAAAAGCAATCTGAGCACTGGCACACCACTGTTTGGACATCACCACTGCTTCATTAGTGGTGAACTCTCTTTCTTCTTCTTCTTTTACAGGATCACAACCCAAAGTCAGACTTAAAGCAAAAAAGATAAACATCGTATAAATGAGTTTTTTTAAGTTAAGGAACATCGAACGCCTCCTTGCTGATTCAAAGAACGCCATTAGGAACTCTTCAATTTAATGCTAGGGGGTTGGTGCGGAAAGTGCAACTTAAATCTAAATTTACAATTTGATTACACATCTCACCTTACAGCTAACTCTCTGAATAGGCAGCTGCCATTTGGAAGGTCTTTAGAAGAGATATCTCTCTAACAATAGGCACGCCCATCCATGGGCTCTTCCAGTATTTGCCCTGCGGGCAAAACGCGTCACGCTTACTGGAGGCCTATTCTTAGAGAGATCTCTTCTAAAGACCTTCCAAATAGCAACGCCAGTGTGATTGTGTTTAAAGCGGGATAATGAATCTTTATTTAAAAAATCCTGAGTAGGAAATTTTATTCCTTCTGACTGGATGAAGATTGGGGGAAGGTCAATAAAGGGTGTCAATATTTTTTGCTTAGAAAGTCAGCAATATAGATTGTAAAGGAAAATTAAATGAAAACAACAAAAGACAGTGGGCCCTCTGAATTTGAAATGAAAAATAGGAAGTCTGTAAGTTTTCGCAAGCCTTATATTGAACGTGCTTAGTTTTTTAATTTTGTTGATGATATAAATAACCAAATAGGACAACGGCGCAGAGACAGCTATATCCCGACTTAAACACAATCACACAGGCAGTTGTTGTTTGGAAGGTCTTTAGAAGAGATATCTCCCTAACAAGAGGCCTCCAGTAAGCGTGACGCGTTTTGCCCGCAGGGCAAATACTGGAAGAGCCCATGGATGGGCGTGCCTCTTGTTAGGGAGATATCTCTTCTAAAGACCTTCCAAACAGCAACACCGCCCCACATCTTCGTCAAAAAAAAAGAGACCCGAAGTGGATCTCTTTAATACTTGATCTTGGATTTTTTCCTCATCAACACATAAAAACGGCTAGGTGCAATTCCGATTAGGCCCCCCCCTTTGCAGACGAAGCACCTATGGCAATCGTGCTTAGTTTTTCTTTGCGCGCTTGCTGGATTCTTTTGCCAGTGCGTCTTTCATGTCATCTAAATTAGGCTCAGCCACCACGGCGTCATCTGTCGCCGTAGCTTCGCTGACTTCTAGGTTGGCACCAATTCCGTAAGAAGATAAAACTTTTGATTTTACTTCTTCTCTGATAGCAGGGTTGTCTTTAAGGAATTGTTTTACGTTTTCACGGCCTTGACCTAAACGCTCACCCTCATAGCTGAACCATGCGCCCGCTTTATCAATGATATTTTTTTGAACAGCAAGATCAATGATGTCACCTTCTAAAGAAATACCTTCGTTATACATCAAATCAAATTCCACTTTAGCAAATGGGGGTGCCAGTTTGTTTTTTACCACTTTTACAGCTGTACGGTTGCCCACTACGTCCTCACCGTTTTTAATGGCACCCACACGGCGCACATCTAAACGCACTGAAGAGTAAAACTTTAAAGCGTTACCACCAGTTGTGGTTTCAGGGTTACCAAACATCACACCAATTTTCATACGGATTTGGTTAATGAAAATCACCATGGTGTTACTTCTATTGATCACAGCAGTTAATTTTCTTAAAGCCTGAGACATTAAACGCGCTTGTAGACCCATGTGACTGTCACCCATGTCGCCTTCGATCTCTGCTTTCGGAGTCAAAGCCGCAACCGAGTCCACAACTAAGATGTCTACTGCACCTGAACGAACTAAAGTTTCAGTGATCTCTAGAGCTTGTTCACCTGTGTCAGGTTGAGAGACCAACATTTCTTCGATGTTCACACCTAATTTCTTAGCGTAGTTGATGTCCAAAGCGTGCTCGGCATCCACGAAAGCCACAGTGCCCCCGTTCTTTTGGCATTGAGCAATAGTAGATAACGCCAAAGTGGTTTTACCCGAACTTTCTGGTCCATAAATTTCAACGATACGTCCTTTAGGTAGGCCGCCAGTTCCAAGACCCACATCTAAGGCCAAAGAACCTGTACTGATAAAAGAGATCCCGTCATGAATTTTAGCGTCTCCGCCAAGCTTCATGATTGAGCCTTTGCCAAATTGCTTTTCAATTGCAGCTACTGCAAGATCTAAAGCCTTCGCTTTTTCTGAGACATTTTTTTGAGCGTCTTTCATTATGCAACCCCTTTATGTGTTGTTAAGATTTTAATTTTGTAAAACTTCGTCTAATAAGGCCCATGCTCGCTTTGCGGCTTCTTGTTGTATCTCTTCGCGAGAAAGGGTCTTACCATTAGAGCCTGTAAAGATATGTCTTTCAACCTTTTCAAAGCCTGGACCAACCACAGCAATGAAAACTAAGCCCACAGGCTTTGACGCTGTACCGCCACTCGGACCCGCAAGGCCTGTAACACTGAGTGCCACATGCACATTCAGCACTTGCCTTGCCCCTTCTGCCATCATTTTAGCCACTGGCGCGCTCTCTGCACTGTGGGTTTTGAGCAGAGCATAAGGCACGGCCAAAACTTCTTCTTTGACCAAGCTGCTATAGGACACCACCGCACCCTTATAAATTTCAGAAACTCCAGGGATTTGAGCCGCCTGATAGGACACAAGTCCCCCCGTGCAGCTTTCAGCAAAACCCAAAGTCCATTGTCTTTTCTTAAAAGCGGCAATGACTTGATGTTGTAAAGACTGTGACAAGACTCCTCCGTTTTTTTCTTTTGAGATATTCTTAAACCCGCAGACCCTATAGTTTTAAACCTGAAGCCCTTAAAGCTTTTGATGCGTTTGGCAAACTCTTCTGCCCGCTCTTAACCTATAGGCCACCCATTTAACCACCCATTGGGCAAAATCAGGAAATGAAATAGCATATTGGCAATAAAGCCCGCGACAATGTCATCACTCATCACTCCCGCGGCCCCTGGTACTTTTTTATCAAAAATAGAAATAGGTGGTGGTTTTAAAATGTCTAAAACACGAAACATTAAAAAACCCACCAAAAGCGCAAGAGGAGTCACAGGGACCAGAAAAAAAGTGACCAAAATCCCCACCACTTCATCCACAACCACCTCTTTGGGGTCTTGGTTGTCAGGATTTTTATGCAAGTACATGGCTGTGATCCACAATGACAGAGCCAAAAACAGCAAAGTAAGAACCATATAAATCTCAGCACCAAGAGCCGCCAAAAGAATCACAAACGGAATCGTGCCTAAGCTGCCCCAAGTCCCAGGAGCTTTAGGGATACAACCCAGTCCTCCAAAGGTGACAAAGATCTTGATATAATCTACGTCTGAAGATGATTTTTGATTGTGTTGCATTTCGTCTCGCCTGTTTACTCTTGCTGACCCATAAACCCCAATGATGGAAAGTGCTGATTTTTTTGCGTTTTTGGGTTTATTTTATTTCACTTTCACAATTTGTTGATTATACCTTAAGACATGTCTTCAAAGGAATCTATTCTTCATAAAATCGCAGATTACTTAGCGCGTAGAGACCACAGCCCCAAAGAAATTTTGGACAAACTGGAACGCAAAAAGGTCTTTACCACCGAAGAGATTCTTGCAGGCATAAAAAAAGCACAAGACGCAGGATGGTTTTTACCTGATGACGAGCTGGCCTTAAAAGTCCATGCCTATCTTGTACGCAAAGGCAAAAGCCACAAGTACATCGAGCAGTATTTAAAAACAAAGGGTTTGCCCTCCACAGCCTTTGATCG
This portion of the Pseudobdellovibrionaceae bacterium genome encodes:
- the fliW gene encoding flagellar assembly protein FliW, with translation MIEIQSLVGTLKISEDDVVTFPEGLLGFSDFKKFVFITDPQDDVFMWLQSCDQKDIAFPVIEAGFVADMSQMQLTQYECEKLNITNAQEANFYCMVRVASEATGMTANLKAPIVINKREHMGYQFVLANQNLQVQYPVFDLLRNKVREDADLL
- the csrA gene encoding carbon storage regulator CsrA, which encodes MLVLTRKVGESIAIDDHIKIRVVQLKGKQVRLGIEAPRETKIHREEIYQSIQDENESAAKTDIEALRSASRQIKNT
- a CDS encoding recombination regulator RecX, encoding MSSKESILHKIADYLARRDHSPKEILDKLERKKVFTTEEILAGIKKAQDAGWFLPDDELALKVHAYLVRKGKSHKYIEQYLKTKGLPSTAFDRSEEVQTIRRHLEKKFQTYSNLEYDDKQKVLRSLAQKGFDLSCCYEALRLEANMESMNEEF
- a CDS encoding flagellar biosynthesis anti-sigma factor FlgM; amino-acid sequence: MDLEKENQPKVVDLDEKRQREERLMRLQKMIDAGEYKVSAQEIADSWLSKENFDEIQEESESEERPSSPHLVIEKNSKTTEEP
- the recA gene encoding recombinase RecA produces the protein MKDAQKNVSEKAKALDLAVAAIEKQFGKGSIMKLGGDAKIHDGISFISTGSLALDVGLGTGGLPKGRIVEIYGPESSGKTTLALSTIAQCQKNGGTVAFVDAEHALDINYAKKLGVNIEEMLVSQPDTGEQALEITETLVRSGAVDILVVDSVAALTPKAEIEGDMGDSHMGLQARLMSQALRKLTAVINRSNTMVIFINQIRMKIGVMFGNPETTTGGNALKFYSSVRLDVRRVGAIKNGEDVVGNRTAVKVVKNKLAPPFAKVEFDLMYNEGISLEGDIIDLAVQKNIIDKAGAWFSYEGERLGQGRENVKQFLKDNPAIREEVKSKVLSSYGIGANLEVSEATATDDAVVAEPNLDDMKDALAKESSKRAKKN
- a CDS encoding 50S ribosomal protein L11 methyltransferase, whose amino-acid sequence is MQTYFEVLLNGVKATDEEYISSVLFELGAEGITQNLKFIQIAEDFNPEIIDEEEVNLVAYFSKAISTEDLSSLKDHCKQIDLKEEEQKDWLEEWKKHYKAFAIVEGYWVVPSWLESPVADTHTIRINPGLAFGTGTHPTTQLVAQLIYDEMAINGKTFTHSLDLGAGTGILSILMARLGVQRGVATEIDPMAREKCVENLELNQLAERFVVDDENYIFKVTEPYPIVVANIIDGVLLKLRDAILPSFSDTLIVSGILDERNPRFVKEFIEGGSLTVVKSLRSQEWWAYVLKKS
- a CDS encoding phosphatidylglycerophosphatase A, with the translated sequence MQHNQKSSSDVDYIKIFVTFGGLGCIPKAPGTWGSLGTIPFVILLAALGAEIYMVLTLLFLALSLWITAMYLHKNPDNQDPKEVVVDEVVGILVTFFLVPVTPLALLVGFLMFRVLDILKPPPISIFDKKVPGAAGVMSDDIVAGFIANMLFHFLILPNGWLNGWPIG
- a CDS encoding lytic transglycosylase domain-containing protein, giving the protein MNTVKAWPSLQFFHRMIFVKRLCISFFLIFSLAWTAEASVPSSKGFGDLGRRSQNETIRFDIPITYNSHVSKWVKYFQNSGRKWFQVWLDRSASYIPHIHRLLDKRNLPRDLAYLAMIESGYSSQAISSASAVGYWQFMLPTAKRYGLKHSWWIDERRDIIKSTWAASQYLNDLNKEFNSWYLAASAYNMGETRLRRLVKKYKSTDFWVLSKQRDFPKETRDYVPKLIAATMIAKAPHLYGFKAPDGKALEYNYFYVPGGTDLFRLAEHLKIERRALLKLNPELLHGIVPKEIPSHRIRIPLGSAKQVAAYINVRQGHL
- a CDS encoding CinA family protein, whose product is MSQSLQHQVIAAFKKRQWTLGFAESCTGGLVSYQAAQIPGVSEIYKGAVVSYSSLVKEEVLAVPYALLKTHSAESAPVAKMMAEGARQVLNVHVALSVTGLAGPSGGTASKPVGLVFIAVVGPGFEKVERHIFTGSNGKTLSREEIQQEAAKRAWALLDEVLQN